Proteins from a single region of Bombus pascuorum chromosome 5, iyBomPasc1.1, whole genome shotgun sequence:
- the LOC132906678 gene encoding transmembrane protein 18: protein MSEDQVKSPIDGILPFLQSIEWRDPWLALLLTFHVAVTMTALMTRNHANFQIMLFLALLLLVYFSESINEVAASNWMLFSRQQYFDSNGLFISVVFSVPILMNCMIMIASWLYQSSQLMTSLKRAQLRQQARNREIEDESANANGSVAREKQE from the exons ATGTCGGAGGATCAAGTCAAATCTCCGATCGACGGTATTCTTCCGTTTTTACAAAGC ATTGAATGGCGGGATCCATGGCTTGCATTATTGTTAACTTTCCATGTTGCTGTCACAATGACCGCATTAATGACAAGAAACCAtgccaattttcaaattatgttATTCCTTGCTCTGT TACTTTTGGTATATTTCTCTGAAAGCATCAATGAAGTTGCTGCATCTAATTGGat gTTGTTCTCAAGGCAGCAATATTTTGATTCCAATGGGCTCTTTATATCTGTAGTGTTTTCTGTGCCTATCTTGATGAATTGCATGATTATGATT GCAAGCTGGCTTTATCAATCTAGTCAATTAATGACCAGTTTGAAGAGAGCACAATTGAGGCAACAAGCAAGGAACCGGGAAATAGAAGATGAATCTGCGAATGCAAATGGGTCTGTTGCAAGAGAAAAGCAAGAATAA
- the LOC132906677 gene encoding mediator of RNA polymerase II transcription subunit 31: protein MNRLDDPPGLMKGRKPSFIGMNGGPETDDQQRLRFQVELEFVQCLANPNYLNFLAQRGYFKDTTFINYLKYLLYWKEPEYAKYLKYPMCLYFLDLLQYEHFRREVVNSQCTKFIDDQQILLWQHYTRRRTRLLQTAAEQTQHANPQNNESDFGRMMLKHE, encoded by the exons ATGAACCGTTTGGATGATCCTCCGGGTCTCATGAAAGGCAGAAAACCATCTTTCATTGGAATGAACG GAGGCCCAGAAACAGACGATCAACAACGCTTAAGATTTCAAGTTGAATTAGAGTTTGTTCAGTGTCTTGCAAACCCAAATTACTTAAATT ttttagCACAACGTGGATATTTTAAGGATacaacatttataaattacctTAAATATCTGTTATACTGGAAGGAACCAGAATatgcaaagtatttgaaatatcCTATGTGTTTGTATTTCTTAGATTTATTACAATACGAGCACTTTAGGAGAGAAGTAGTAAACTCTCAATGTACAAAGTTTATAGATGATCagcaaattttattatggcAACATTATACCAGACGTAGAACAAGACTGTTACAGACTGCAGCAGAGCAAACACAACATGCAAATCCTCAGAATAATG AATCTGATTTTGGACGAATGATGCTGAAACATGAATAG
- the LOC132906658 gene encoding organic anion transporter 3-like: MNAEEVKVGCFQVVIVLLLGINYVIVAMSHALPVFHNYTPKFYCQPKNGTKRIYGCQELGNVTVAINETSGLKESSSIDSCFGKYQFATEFGENSVVTEWGLVCEKRYLTFLGPIVYYVGVLMGAWIAGLLADRIGRLPVQAICLYTQGTMAVALYVVQNYPTFLALRGLQGVFVQGLQNSTYILSLELFPVKARTFVALVMQIAWAIGLMLLAALSYVIPDWRILQLAVSVPTAITVLYIWIIPESPRWLLAKGKITEADMAVERITKYNVCCTRLRRENVKTETNISENATPVKPERKSRVSCADLKKSKTDSEMKEEAANLLNSNTDAAQQKIQKTSLREISEYLESKLPKTESEPDSAQCENGETKRNAPSKSKSHRKSKSISQPAGNQRLSMKNTYDIVELRSPVKKEISNKDDEKKFSKIKEKSSNAQTKEELLELFKSTLLKKYGIVIIYQWFTSSIACYVFMTLEPNLWAINRHVTFALGGALEIASYVFLYFILSRYGRRLPMSAYQSITGAICIFLAAIIIFSNSTITSNLMMTIVPLLGRVAVMSTVAITYLYTIEIFPTVVRGTCLGLCTVFAKIGSLCMPHILSGEHFPITIPLIIIGMLCLGSGAVALILPETLSQVLPDAIEDSELLTVKRREKKNNENLNNEDASTVEDASEREILRAKLFSEDWVDAGNGILVNFSENKNSE, encoded by the exons ATGAATGCGGAGGAAGTAAAGGTTGGATGCTTTCAAGTAGTCATCGTGCTGTTACTTGGCATCAATTATGTCATCGTTGCAATGAGCCACGCGCTCCCGGTGTTTCACAATTATACGCCTAAATTTTATTGTCAG CCAAAGAATGGAACGAAACGAATATACGGTTGCCAAGAGCTTGGCAACGTGACTGTTGCAATTAACGAGACTTCCGGTCTTAAAGAATCTTCGAGTATAGACTCGTGCTTCGGCAAGTATCAATTTGCAACTGAATTCGGAGAAAATAGCGTTGTAACAGAATGGGGTTTAGTTTGCGAGAAACGATATTTGACGTTTCTTGGACCGATAGTTTATTACGTCGGGGTTTTAATGGGCGCTTGGATCGCTGGACTTTTAGCAGATCGAATAGGAAGACTTCCGGTTCAAGCGATTTGCCTTTATACTCAGGGCACGATGGCTGTTGCGCTATATGTTGTACAG AATTATCCCACGTTTCTGGCTCTTCGAGGACTACAAGGAGTTTTTGTTCAGGGTTTACAAAATTCGACGTACATTCTTTCTTTGGAACTGTTTCCTGTGAAAGCACGAACTTTCGTTGCATTAGTTATGCAAATTGCGTGGGCTATTGGTTTGATGCTCTTAGCCGCACTTAGTTACGTTATACCCGATTggagaattttacaattagcTGTCTCAGTTCCCACTGCTATAACCGTGCTCtacatttg GATAATACCAGAATCACCAAGGTGGCTACTAGCAAAGGGTAAAATCACGGAAGCAGATATGGCAGTGGAACGTATCACGAAATACAATGTCTGTTGTACTAGATTGCGAAGGGAAAATGTTAAAACAGAGACAAACATTTCCGAGAATGCGACGCCGGTTAAACCGGAACGAAAGTCACGCGTTTCATGCGCAGACCTAAAGAAATCGAAAACCGATAgcgaaatgaaagaagaagctgcgaatttattaaacagcaACACGGATGCGGCTCAAcaaaaaattcaaa AAACGAGTTTGAGAGAAATTTCCGAATACTTGGAAAGTAAGCTCCCTAAAACGGAATCGGAACCGGACTCTGCACAATGTGAGAATGGAGAAACAAAGAGGAACGCTCCATCGAAGTCGAAGAGTCATCGGAAGTCGAAATCGATATCACAGCCTGCTGGTAATCAACGACTTTCCATGAAAAATACTTACGACATCGTAGAACTACGAAGCccagtaaaaaaagaaatatcaaataagGATGACGAGAAGAAATTTAgcaaaatcaaagaaaaatctaGTAACGCgcaaacgaaagaagaattgTTAGAACTATTTAAATCCACgctgttaaaaaaatatggcATTGTGATCATTTATCAATg GTTCACGTCTTCTATCGCGTGTTACGTCTTCATGACCCTCGAGCCGAATCTTTGGGCAATCAATAGACACGTCACTTTTGCGCTAGGAGGAGCGTTAGAAATTGCATCTTACGTGTTTCTCTACTTCATATTGTCTAGATATGGCAGACGACTACCGATGTCAGCGTATCAATCAATTACTGGTGCAATTTGCATCTTTCTTGCAGCTATAATTATCTTTTCAAATTCCACCATTACATCCA ATCTCATGATGACCATTGTGCCCTTGCTCGGAAGAGTAGCAGTGATGAGTACCGTTGCCATAACATATTTGTATACGATCGAGATATTTCCAACTGTTGTGCGAGGAACCTGCTTAGGCTTGTGCACCGTTTTCGCAAAAATTGGCAGTTTGTGCATGCCACACATACTAAGT gGAGAGCATTTTCCAATAACCAttccattaataataattggaaTGCTCTGCTTAGGATCTGGAGCAGTTGCTTTAATTTTACCAGAAACTTTAAGTCAAGTTTTACCTGACGCGATAGAAGATTCCGAATTGTTGACTgtaaaaaggagagaaaagaagaataatgagaatttaaataacgaaGATGCATCTACTGTTGAAGATGCTTCAGAAAGGGAGATACTTAGAGCAAAATTATTCTCTGAAGATTGGGTGGATGCAGGAAATGGTATATTAGTGAATTTCTcggagaataaaaattctgaatga
- the LOC132906681 gene encoding uncharacterized protein LOC132906681 yields MRVTLALAVILIVCISIQCVESKVKKTTQLSLQSKETNVVNFMRLLVMRLVFGVASAMGLGENLSGVLGGIFVPPGADDYSDYADDDFVSDFF; encoded by the exons ATGAGAGTTACGCTCGCCTTAGCTGTAATCCTCATTGTTTGTATCAGC ATTCAATGCGTTGAGAGCAAAGTAAAGAAGACAACACAGTTGTCTCTACAAAGCAAAGAAACGAACGTAGTGAACTTCATGAGATTACTCGTGATGAGACTTGTGTTTGGAGTTGCATCGGCGATGGGTCTCGGTGAAAATTTATCCGGTGTGCTCGGAGGGATTTTTGTACCTCCTGGAGCAGATGATTACAGTGACTATGCCGATGATGATTTCGTATcagatttcttttaa